The following are encoded together in the Glycine soja cultivar W05 chromosome 5, ASM419377v2, whole genome shotgun sequence genome:
- the LOC114412014 gene encoding proline transporter 2-like isoform X1, whose amino-acid sequence MDVEGRASKGKSLTLNLEQGQQEKGTQNDDYGLASAHAIDQDSWQQVGLMLVTSFNCGWILSFSNLVMWPLGWTWGIICLIVVGFYTAYANWLLAAFHFIDDRRFIRYRDLMGYVYGKSMYHLTWVFQFLTLLLGNMGFILLGGKALKAINSEFSDSPLRLQYYIVITGAAYFLYSFFIPTISAMRNWLGASAVLTFTYIILLLIVLVKDGKSRSNRDYDLSGSEVSKVFNAFGAISAIIVANTSGLLPEIQSTLRKPAVKNMRKALYLQYTVGVLFYYGVTVMGYWAYGTMVSAYLPENLSGPKWINVLINAIVFLQSIVSQHMFVAPIHEALDTKFLEIDKAMHSGENLKRLFLLRAFFFTGNTFVAAAFPFMGDFVNFLGSFSLVPLTFMFPSMVFIKVKGRTARIEKKAWHWFNIVFSFLLTIATTISAIRLIVNNIQKYHFFADA is encoded by the exons ATGGATGTAGAAGGAAGAGCGAGCAAGGGCAAGTCTCTCACTTTGAACCTCGAGCAAGGTCAACAAGAAAAGGGTACCCAAAATGATGATTATGGTCTCGCTTCTGCTCATGCTATTGACCAAG ATTCGTGGCAACAAGTGGGGCTGATGCTGGTGACAAGCTTCAATTGCGGGTGGATATTAAGTTTTTCTAATTTGGTCATGTGGCCACTGGGTTGGACATGGGGTATCATATGCCTTATTGTTGTGGGATTCTACACTGCCTATGCAAACTGGCTCTTGGCAGCATTTCATTTCATCGATGACCGTAGATTCATTAGATACAGAGATCTCATGGGATATGTTTACG GCAAGAGTATGTACCACCTCACCTGGGTCTTCCAGTTTTTGACCCTTCTTCTTGGAAATATGGGTTTCATCCTCCTCGGAGGCAAGGCACTTAAG GCAATAAACTCAGAATTTAGTGATTCTCCCTTGAGGCTCCAATACTACATAGTCATCACAGGAGCTGCTTATTTCTTGtattccttcttcattccaaCAATATCTGCGATGAGAAATTGGTTGGGAGCTTCAGCGGTGCTCACTTTcacatatattatattacttCTAATTGTTTTAGTTAAAGATG GAAAATCAAGGTCGAATAGGGATTATGATTTAAGTGGAAGTGAAGTGAGCAAGGTTTTCAATGCTTTTGGTGCCATCTCCGCGATCATCGTTGCCAACACTAGTGGCTTACTCCCCGAGATTCAG TCCACTCTACGTAAGCCAGCGGTGAAGAACATGAGGAAGGCCCTGTATTTACAATATACAGTGGGAGTTCTGTTTTATTATGGCGTTACCGTAATGGGATATTGGGCTTATGGAACAATGGTGTCGGCATATCTTCCAGAAAACTTGAGTGGTCCTAAATGGATTAATGTCCTCATTAATGCCATCGTCTTTTTGCAGTCCATAGTCTCCCAACAT ATGTTTGTAGCACCAATTCATGAGGCATTGGACACTAAATTCCTAGAAATTGACAAGGCCATGCATTCAGGGGAGAACTTGAAACGCTTATTTCTCCTACGTGCGTTTTTCTTTACAGGGAACACATTCGTTGCTGCAGCATTTCCTTTTATGGGTGACTTTGTAAACTTTCTTGGCTCATTTTCACTCGTTCCTCTGACCTTCATGTTCCCCAGCATGGTCTTCATCaag GTTAAGGGAAGAACAGCTAGAATAGAGAAGAAGGCGTGGCACTGGTTCAACatcgttttttcttttctgctcACAATAGCAACCACAATTTCAGCAATTCGGTTGATAGTCAACAACATCCAAAAGTATCATTTCTTTGCAGATGCATGA
- the LOC114412014 gene encoding proline transporter 1-like isoform X2, with protein sequence MLVTSFNCGWILSFSNLVMWPLGWTWGIICLIVVGFYTAYANWLLAAFHFIDDRRFIRYRDLMGYVYGKSMYHLTWVFQFLTLLLGNMGFILLGGKALKAINSEFSDSPLRLQYYIVITGAAYFLYSFFIPTISAMRNWLGASAVLTFTYIILLLIVLVKDGKSRSNRDYDLSGSEVSKVFNAFGAISAIIVANTSGLLPEIQSTLRKPAVKNMRKALYLQYTVGVLFYYGVTVMGYWAYGTMVSAYLPENLSGPKWINVLINAIVFLQSIVSQHMFVAPIHEALDTKFLEIDKAMHSGENLKRLFLLRAFFFTGNTFVAAAFPFMGDFVNFLGSFSLVPLTFMFPSMVFIKVKGRTARIEKKAWHWFNIVFSFLLTIATTISAIRLIVNNIQKYHFFADA encoded by the exons ATGCTGGTGACAAGCTTCAATTGCGGGTGGATATTAAGTTTTTCTAATTTGGTCATGTGGCCACTGGGTTGGACATGGGGTATCATATGCCTTATTGTTGTGGGATTCTACACTGCCTATGCAAACTGGCTCTTGGCAGCATTTCATTTCATCGATGACCGTAGATTCATTAGATACAGAGATCTCATGGGATATGTTTACG GCAAGAGTATGTACCACCTCACCTGGGTCTTCCAGTTTTTGACCCTTCTTCTTGGAAATATGGGTTTCATCCTCCTCGGAGGCAAGGCACTTAAG GCAATAAACTCAGAATTTAGTGATTCTCCCTTGAGGCTCCAATACTACATAGTCATCACAGGAGCTGCTTATTTCTTGtattccttcttcattccaaCAATATCTGCGATGAGAAATTGGTTGGGAGCTTCAGCGGTGCTCACTTTcacatatattatattacttCTAATTGTTTTAGTTAAAGATG GAAAATCAAGGTCGAATAGGGATTATGATTTAAGTGGAAGTGAAGTGAGCAAGGTTTTCAATGCTTTTGGTGCCATCTCCGCGATCATCGTTGCCAACACTAGTGGCTTACTCCCCGAGATTCAG TCCACTCTACGTAAGCCAGCGGTGAAGAACATGAGGAAGGCCCTGTATTTACAATATACAGTGGGAGTTCTGTTTTATTATGGCGTTACCGTAATGGGATATTGGGCTTATGGAACAATGGTGTCGGCATATCTTCCAGAAAACTTGAGTGGTCCTAAATGGATTAATGTCCTCATTAATGCCATCGTCTTTTTGCAGTCCATAGTCTCCCAACAT ATGTTTGTAGCACCAATTCATGAGGCATTGGACACTAAATTCCTAGAAATTGACAAGGCCATGCATTCAGGGGAGAACTTGAAACGCTTATTTCTCCTACGTGCGTTTTTCTTTACAGGGAACACATTCGTTGCTGCAGCATTTCCTTTTATGGGTGACTTTGTAAACTTTCTTGGCTCATTTTCACTCGTTCCTCTGACCTTCATGTTCCCCAGCATGGTCTTCATCaag GTTAAGGGAAGAACAGCTAGAATAGAGAAGAAGGCGTGGCACTGGTTCAACatcgttttttcttttctgctcACAATAGCAACCACAATTTCAGCAATTCGGTTGATAGTCAACAACATCCAAAAGTATCATTTCTTTGCAGATGCATGA